A single Triticum dicoccoides isolate Atlit2015 ecotype Zavitan chromosome 2A, WEW_v2.0, whole genome shotgun sequence DNA region contains:
- the LOC119354335 gene encoding DNA repair protein RAD16-like, whose product MPRRNGKNASGSGGSRRRRRNDDDDESVPSDNTSDSDFVADMEDEVADDDEEFASDEDAPAPAVVIEVVAPRPVLLPRPPKSKWRRKKKKGKRDEDGPPLPWEEWEEANTKWLDERAGAVEETDAPAAGVVPTAEPAPEVLLQLLRFQKEWLAWALAQEASVSRGGILADEMGMGKTIQGIALVLTARRLRPPGSPPPPPPSSSLGLPMRRVGCTVVICPVVAVIQWAQEIERHTAKGSARVLLYHGARRGSQKYDFDTFDFVVTTYSTIEADYRKHIMPPKIRCDYCNKQFYPEKLKIHLRYYCGPDALRTEKQAKQESKKWADTKVKGKGKGKGKRKSGIEEEEEDFEELGSKSRGKSPLHSVRWERIILDEAHFIKDRRCNTARAVFALESEYKWALSGTPLQNRVGELYSLIRFLQIFPYSNYFCKDCDCQILDTNMKKKCDCGHSSVRHFCWWNKYIATPILYGSASFEGRRAMTLLKEKVLKGIVLRRTKIGRAADLALPPKTVTLRRDSFDRNEMEFYEALYTQSCTQFDSYVVAGTLLNNYAHIFDLLTRLRQAVDHPYLVAFSKTAESQEGCKNQQNGPMESQCGICHELAEDVVVTSCDHVFCKTCLMEYSATLGNVSCPSCSNPLTVDLTTENSRRKVPANLKGGKRSGILGRLQSLADFKTSTKIDALREEIRNMIEHDGSAKGIVFSQFTSFLDLIEFSLQRSGIKCVQLNGKMNMVEKGRAIDAFINDPDCRIFLMSLKAGGVALNLTVASHVFLMDPWWNPAVESQAQDRIHRIGQFKPIRSTRFVIKDTVEERILQLQEKKQLVFDGTVGDSPEAMSKLTEADLKFLFQN is encoded by the exons atGCCTCGCCGAAACGGGAAGAATGCATCTG GCTCCGgcggcagccgtcgccgccggcgcaacgacgacgacgacgagagcGTCCCGTCCGATAACACCTCCGACTCCGACTTCGTCGCTGATATGGAGGACGAGGTGGCGGACGACGACGAGGAGTTTGCCTCCGATGAAGATGCCCCTGCGCCCGCGGTGGTGATCGAGGTGGTGGCGCCGCGTCCGGTGCTGTTGCCACGGCCGCCCAAGTCCAAGTGGAggcggaagaagaagaaggggaagcgcGACGAGGACGGCCCGCCCCTGCCGTGGGAAGAGTGGGAGGAGGCTAATACCAAGTGGCTCGACGAGCGCGCCGGGGCAGTGGAGGAGACGGACGCCCCGGCCGCTGGGGTGGTGCCGACCGCGGAGCCGGCCCCGGAGGTGCTGCTCCAGTTGCTGCGCTTCCAGAAGGAGTGGCTCGCGTGGGCGCTGGCGCAGGAGGCCTCGGTTTCGCGCGGCGGCATCCTCGCCGACGAGATGGGGATGGGGAAGACCATCCAGGGTATCGCGCTCGTCCTCACCGCGCGCCGGCTCCGTCCCCCCGGCTCGCCCCCGCCCCCGCCACCGTCCTCGTCACTGGGCCTCCCGATGCGCCGGGTAGGGTGCACCGTTGTGATCTGCCCCGTGGTGGCCGTCATCCAGTGGGCGCAGGAGATCGAGCGGCACACGGCCAAAGGCAGCGCGCGCGTGCTGCTCTACCATGGCGCTCGGCGGGGCTCTCAGAAGTACGATTTCGACACCTTCGACTTCGTGGTCACCACCTACTCCACCATTGAGGCGGACTACCGGAAGCACATAATGCCACCCAAGATTCGGTGTGACTACTGCAATAAACAGTTTTACCCCGAGAAGCTGAAGATTCACTTGAGATATTACTGTGGGCCCGATGCTCTTCGTACTGAGAAGCAGGCGAAGCAGGAGAGCAAGAAGTGGGCTGACACCAAAGTGAAGGGGAAAgggaaggggaaagggaagaggaaaAGTGGtattgaggaggaggaagaggattttGAGGAATTGGGTAGCAAATCCAGGGGCAAGTCACCTCTACACTCAGTGCGGTGGGAGCGGATTATCTTAGATGAG GCTCACTTCATAAAAGATAGACGATGCAATACTGCAAGGGCAGTTTTTGCATTGGAATCGGAATACAAGTGGGCTCTGAGTGGGACACCATTGCAGAATCGTGTTGGAGAGCTTTACTCGCTG ATTCGTTTCTTGCAAATCTTTCCCTACTCGAACTACTTCTGCAAGGACTGTGACTGTCAGATACTAGATACCAA TATGAAGAAAAAATGCGACTGTGGTCACTCATCCGTCAGGCACTTTTGCTGGTGGAATAAG TACATAGCGACACCAATACTGTATGGATCCGCGAGTTTTGAGGGCAGAAGAGCCATGACTCTTCTCAAGGAGAAAGTCTTGAAGGGCATAGTGTTAAGGCGGACAAAAATAGGCCGAGCTGCAGATCTTGCTCTTCCACCGAAGACT GTGACATTGAGGCGGGACTCTTTTGATAGAAATGAAATGGAATTTTATGAAGCCTTATATACTCAAAGCTGCACGCAGTTTGATTC GTATGTTGTAGCTGGAACGTTGCTGAACAACTATGCTCATATCTTTGACCTCCTCACAAGGTTGAGACAG GCTGTTGATCATCCATACCTTGTTGCATTTTCCAAGACAGCAGAATCTCAGGAAGGATGCAAAAATCAACAAAATGGTCCCATGGAAAGCCAGTGTGGAATATGTCATGAATTGGCAGAAGATGTGGTG GTTACGTCTTGTGATCATGTATTCTGCAAGACTTGTTTGATGGAGTACTCTGCAACTTTGGGGAATGTTTCATGTCCATCTTGTTCAAATCCTCTTACCGTTGACTTAACAACGGAAAATTCGAGAAGAAAGGTCCCTGCAAATTTGAAGGGTGGCAAACGCTCAGGAATACTAGGCAGACTACAAAGCCTAGCAGATTTCAAGACAAGTACGAAAATTGATGCATTG CGAGAAGAGATAAGAaacatgattgagcatgatggttcTGCAAAAGGGATTGTTTTCAGCCAGTTCACATCGTTCTTGGATTTGATTGAATTCTCCCTGCAGAGG TCTGGCATCAAGTGTGTGCAACTTAATGGGAAAATGAACATGGTGGAGAAGGGGAGAGCTATAGATGCCTTCATAAATGACCCAGATTGCAGGATTTTCCTGATGAGCCTGAAAGCGGGAGGAGTAGCTCTTAATCTTACTGTAGCATCTCAT GTTTTCTTGATGGATCCTTGGTGGAATCCAGCAGTGGAGAGCCAAGCACAGGATCGAATCCACCGAATCGGACAATTCAAGCCTATTAG AAGCACGAGGTTTGTGATCAAGGACACAGTTGAAGAGCGCATCCTGCAACTGCAAGAGAAGAAGCAGCTTGTGTTCGATGG CACCGTGGGTGACTCGCCAGAGGCCATGTCAAAGCTTACAGAGGCTGACCTGAAGTTCCTGTTCCAAAACTAG